AGCTTACGAGTGCGGCATGGTTGGTACCGGCGATGCGCGTCAACGATTCTCCGTAAAGTTCTACATGGTCGCCATGCTCTTTATCTTGTTCGATGTCGAGGCGATCTTCCTCATTCCGTGGGCTGTGATCTACCGCAAGCTGCCGGCAGCGATTGCTCCGGCGCTCGGTGCTGCCCCTGGCGACTTTAGCGCGCGCATGTTCGGATTCTGGGAGATGCTGGTTTACATCGGCATTGTCCTGGTCGGTTTCTTCTACATTTGGAAGAAGGGTGCGCTTGACTGGAATACGACGGAGAAAACGGATTTCTAGATGGCGCTACAGTCTGCAATCACCGAAATTGACAAACTCAAAGACAAGCGGGCGGCCGCGGCGCTACAAGCTGCTTCCCTGGTGGATTCAGCAAGGTTTGATCGTAATGAGCTGACCATATACGTCAACCGGGCGGACATCAGGCGCGCGTGCGAGATTCTGCGCGACAATCCGACGACTAAATTCAATTTCCTTTCTGACATCACTTGCGTCGATGTCTTTCCGTCAGAGCCGCGGTTCGAGGTCATCTACAACCTGCTTTCCCATTCCCGAAAAGAGCGAGTTTGCCTGATCGCGAAGGTGCCGGGTGGGGATCCATCTATTGAGTCCTTGACGGGCGTGTGGCCTTCGGCGAACTTCTTCGAGCGCGAAGTCTTCGATCTGTTCGGTCTCCGATTCGTGGGTCATCCGAACCTGCGGCGCATCATGATGCCCGAGGATTGGGAAGGCCATCCCTTGCGCAAGGATTATCCGGTAGAGGGCTATCGCTAAATGGCACATCTGAATCCCACACCGGTACTCGAACCAGCGCAGGATCGCACCATGATCCTGAACATGGGCCCGCAGCACCCATCCACGCACGGCGTGCTGCGCCTTCTTCTCGAGATCGACGGCGAGACCGTCGTCAAATGCGTTCCCGATATCGGATATCTTCACACGGGAATTGAGAAGACTTGCGAGGCCAAGTTTTACCAGCAGGTAGTTCCCCTTACTGATCGCATCGACTACCTGTGTCCGATGACCAACAACCTCACGTATTGTTTGGCCGTCGAGAAGCTGCTGCAACTTGAGATTCCACCCCGGGCGCAGTATCTGCGCGTTCTGTTGAACGAACTTACGCGAATCAATTCCCATCTTGTCTGGCTTGGGACGCATGCGCTCGACATCGGCGCTATGACGGTATTCC
This genomic window from Terriglobales bacterium contains:
- a CDS encoding NADH-quinone oxidoreductase subunit C, with product MALQSAITEIDKLKDKRAAAALQAASLVDSARFDRNELTIYVNRADIRRACEILRDNPTTKFNFLSDITCVDVFPSEPRFEVIYNLLSHSRKERVCLIAKVPGGDPSIESLTGVWPSANFFEREVFDLFGLRFVGHPNLRRIMMPEDWEGHPLRKDYPVEGYR
- the ndhC gene encoding NADH-quinone oxidoreductase subunit A, which produces MPNQPLPYYVIYLPMLLQIVVACLVAGGMVVLSALVGKHRYSRTKMQAYECGMVGTGDARQRFSVKFYMVAMLFILFDVEAIFLIPWAVIYRKLPAAIAPALGAAPGDFSARMFGFWEMLVYIGIVLVGFFYIWKKGALDWNTTEKTDF